Genomic window (Drosophila albomicans strain 15112-1751.03 chromosome X, ASM965048v2, whole genome shotgun sequence):
tcaattggcTCAAAAAATAATGAACTTCAAAAGTAAATTCTTTCtgcatacaacaaaaaaagagaaagcgTTTctctacaatcgagtgtgctcgacggtgagatacccgttatcCATTAGATAAAgaataccaaaggctatattcggcatattgatattgtagtacattcaaatatatcatagaggACAAAATCAACTACTACTATGTTAAATAAGtaagtgtttttgtttttgtataaaaaaaccTGCCAACTGAGCAGAAGCGCAAAATGATTTATTACCCACAATTTATGCAGTGTGAAAAACGCCATTAACGCCATATTTATACGCaatctttgttttaattaacaacTAACATATGCTGGTATGGATtgtctttttaaataaatgtagaaCTCGTGCTTAAAACTGTTGAATTTAGTTgaattaaaacttaatttaatgtatGATATTcagcttttattattaaattcttgcttaactttaagaaatataatataatacaaataactATGTTTGCCATATTGTGAGGATTTcgttatttaatacaattgaGTTGCAGAAAACCAGCTGAAGTGAAAATGTATTCATATACTCGGCGTCTTCAAATTCTGAACGTTTTTCTGACGTACTCAAagagcaaaatgaaaatgtatttttaattgcctCCGGTCAACTCTAAAATAAAGCAATGGTCAAGAAGCAGCATTTCCATAGTTTCCCGCTGGGCTCTCGAACAtaataccacacacacacacacatggaaatatgtatgtactcgtatatagtatatggaAATTGCATCGTAATTGCACATTTTAATGTTGCATAGTTTTTAAGCCAAAGCGCTTAATGTCTGGATTTATGCACATACATTATGTATAAATAGCTAGCGCCGATTCCACACTATATAGTAGAGTAGATTTTAATTAGTTGGCCACATTTTGTTGGACAGTTTTTTGTCAAAAAGTTTTAGCAAGTGAACCGCactaaataatattatcaataattaatGTGCTATTTGCTGAtgtgcatataaatatatagtaagtaGCTGAGAGGATCTGATATGGACAGAGGTGTGTAATTCGCCAACAAAATGAGGCCAAAATCATGGACCATAAactcaaagagagagagagctggaGGTGTGTTAGATAGACGGGGCACGAAGCAGTTTAATAGGTACATATTCATAAAAGGATATGAAGAAGGATATATAGACTTATGCGTGCGTACTTAAACCTGCCTCATCATGCAGCGATGAGATTTCACTTAACGACTGAGACTGACTGACGCACATGCAAAACCGAACCCAAAAACCGAAGCGAATGGGTTGCTTGCCTTCTCATCTCTATGGCAAGGACTCACCGAAAgggagtctgtgtgtgtgtggccatataaataaacataatcgTGAAACAAGGCAAAGGCAACTAAAATGCTGCGGAATTTTAATAGTTCACGTAAATGGTTTTTGTGGTGTTGGTAATGTTTATTAACCAAGTTAAGCGCCCAAACGTTgccgtcttcttcttcttcccaTGGCATCGCCCATCCCCCTAAAAAAAGGACTCGAGTCCTCCTGGCGAGTGAAGCGTGTTTAATGCTCACTTAAGTTGCgtttatacaaatttctttGGCTCCTTGGTTGCCGTCGTGCCCCCACTGTCGAAAGAAAACACCGACCAGCTTCGTACCCTGTaactttactttttacttGACTTCCTTCCGACGCTTCCTGATGATGTGCACAacttttctctctgtctgcgtgtgtgtgtgtgtatgtgtatgtgtgtgtatgtgtggctTAAGGTAttccttgtttttgtttcgcacTGACTGCGCGTTCCCGCCGCCAAGTTGTGCGTAAGTGGATTCATTTATGCTCCAGAAtaaatgcttttgttgtttacattCTTAGAAGTTTTATATCTCACGTCTCTCTGCGCCACACTGGACGAAGCGCGCGTAAGCAAAAAGGATGCCAAGCTGGCCCCTTCCCCCTGATGTTGTTGGGTTGGAGCCAACCATTCAAGTGGAAGAAACTCTTGGGTTCTCTTTAAGTGAGCGTGTGCATGTGCCTCTGCTTCTGtttcgtattttgtttgcatGCCTGAATTCAGGCAAAATTTTTCGTCCGAGTGCGAGTGCAATCTGAAATCACAGACTTTAAGCTAACGGCGGCAATTAGTCTGTCAATGCACAGAGTAGAGTGGAGTCAAAGGGGTTGCCATCTAAAGAGCTCATCCGGTTACTTAAATGAAAGCGACACCAGCGCGATTAAATATCTGCCGACTGAGACTGAAAGGAGAAGGGATTGGGTTACTAATGCCCGGATTGTTTTTTAAGCTCCTTCAAGTATGCACATTAATAGGTAGATATTTAAGGCTAAGACTCGAAACGAAGCTCACGCAAAGAGCTTAAGAACTTTAAGTACCTTTTTACCTAATGAGATGCAAATGCTTCCACAAAgctgatttattatttattacttacaACTTTTGTTATAgaagaacaaataaaaataaataaacgagttacaatttttaaaatttttatttttcaatcacTTGTTTTcatatcaattattattagctaggcaaaaaaaaaatgggttCGGGTTCCATCATATAATTATCAACTAAcattaatacatttatatatctatatataattataattatatatattatatatgtaagtgtATACCTATATTTCCATGCATatataagtaattaaatttaatgatagATCTGCTTTCGAAGATCCATGTGATCTAGTGCAATAGTGTTTAAGTATCTGCAACCTGTTTGTTAGACATCATCTCATCAAAAATCAACGCTTATGCAAAATCTAAACAACTTtcgttttgtttcatttttgttttgttttttgttttactttttcatcTCATACCAACAATTTGACTAAGCtgctaaaataattataaaaataaattgtgttgATAAGGAAATGATTAGAAAATTGAGTACAAAaaatagatatacatacatatattttatcagttgcttcaatttatatacaaaacacaaagaaCGAACTATGCATAACTTATATTTATAGGACAGAATTGAACAGGacgaaacataaaaaaaaaactttaaaaaatagttaTAAGGAAATTGTGAATAGTTGAAACATAGTTTGATTGAGCAGCTTGCAACATTTAGTAGATGCAACTGATTGGTTTCgatatttattacaatataattttaatgtttttttttctttctttttatgtttttgtttaacatactcatatatttatatatataattattattatgcctttttttgattttaaacaatttagcTATTTacagttgtttttttgttttgttttgtgttgacaatttattatttttattgcttagCATTTAATGATATTCGTTAGCTAAGTACAGTTAGAAGTGGCtttgtgtttggtttttttttgtatgtttttttgtttgatttttcttccccatattttgtttattttagttaattgcAGTGCAATCCACAACAATTCTAACTAATCGATaatatcaattgaaatttgcttGGCTTTCGCACAgtgttgaaataaatttttaaaatttgtttcaatttcacacgagttttgtttgtttcatttctTGCAATTGTatctaattattatataataaacatCATCAGTCTTGAACTTAgtataggttttttttttttttgttatctttATCTTCAATGTGtgtcagtgtatgtgtgtgtgtgtgtttgtgtatatgAGTGTGCTTTCCATTATCTTTTCCCATTactcaaagagagagaaagagagagtgggagGAGAAGGCTTGTAATTTGTAACGTCTTTTGTGAAGAATTCTTACATACAACTAACTGCATATAAACGATTTTAAATGTCTATATTTATAGTATgattaaatgtgtgtgtgagtgagtgtgaaagtatgtgtgtatctCTGTATAGTACAGTGCTTTGTTCAGTGCAGCTTTTCCGACACCTTGATGTGATAGTCGCTGCCTTTAAAACcctaaaattacaatttaaagttgaagGCACAATTTCAAAAGTGTTTTCATTCGCTTCtcttgtttcatttttgttttatacacTAGCCAAGtgcgtatttatatatatatatggtatatatatagtagatatatatgtatgttttgttgtatgtataGATAATAGTTGTTGATACAGGCATATGATAAGTAAGTGTACATAGaaaaataactaattaaatatttatatggtaggaatactacaaaaatcataataatcgTTAAGGTAAAAGAagatgaaataataaaaaaaaaaaacaaacactctTTTCCTATAATACAAAAACTGAACAAATCGAGTTCTATGCTAAGAGGGGCGGGGACGGGTTCAAgtgttattttcatttctttacttttttttgtgtttttctttcgatttgatttgtttgtgtttgacttgctttgttttttgtgatGTGGCAAGGAAATCGCCCTCAAACCTTAACTCTATCGCTCTCTAGTTCCACCTCTCGTCGAGCtgtcgtcttttttttttaccagcTCGCTCACTAGACGAAAAACTCCTCGTTGCCCAGATTGCCGCCGGCTGCCGCTACCGCTGGATCCACAAACGGAACCGACGGTGGTTGCCATGGCCATGACCAGCCGCCGAGCAGTGTGAATCACCGTTCCGTCGAGTGCGTTGTGGCGCCACCGCCcaagccgctgctgctgcccccaAAGCCAGGGCCGCCGCTGCGCCTAAAGAAACCCAACGTCTCGAGCGTTTTAATCGTGCGTCTAATTAACTCATCCTTGTACTTCCAAATCGTTTTGTCCTCCACCGAATTCTCGCGATACTCTTCGCAGCTCTTCTTCAGCGTCTTGACGCAATCGGCGCGATAATGCTGCAGCTGTGCGTCCTGTGTATCGACCGGATACGATTTGCATACGCCGCCCAAACAGCTCAACGGAAAATGATTGTGGAGCGTGAGGACACGTTCGGGATCATGGAAGCATTTCACATACTGATTGGGTTTCGTGTAGTTCTTGGCCCGATGCACATGCTGCAGCATATGCATATACTTGGGTATATCCTTGTGCCAGCCGTGCTCGTGCTGCTGATCGTCGAGGAAGTAGACGTTGCGGAAATTGTAGCTGTGATAGCCATCGGGTTTGATTTTCAACGATTCGGGACGCACTTTGTCCATCAGCTCGGACCACAGCACCGAATTGCCTTTGGGCATGATCACCTCATCGATGTCGAGCAGCGCAATATAATTGTACAAATAGAGATTCTTGTACAGGCAATCATTGTAGGGTATCACCTCGTTCTGTCGCTTGTGATTCGTTTTCTTGGTCAAATACAAATGCTGAAATCCAGGCACATTTGGCTGACCGCCCGGCAATGTCAATGGAATCACTTGCACTTTGCCCTCCTGCTCGTAATGACTGAGCACTTTGGTGATATTCGGATGCACTTGCAAATTATAGAAATAGATCTTGTCCGCCCCAAAATGTTGAGCATTTCGATCCATTCAATTAGTCGCACACTCAAATCATCGTAGAGGAAATCCAAACCTTTCACACACACCGCGAATCCCTTTTTCTGATCATCCGGTGGCCGATTGTAGATCACACGCAAATTGTTGGTTGCCGTGTCGCATTCCTTCTCCACCATCGACACCGAACTGGGAACGACGCCGTGGAAGGGTTTGGGTATCTGGCAGGCAATCAAATATGGCTGATAGATGCCCTGCTTGTAGTTGCCCCATTTGTTGTACCAAATGTACTTGTACTCGAATGTCTTCACAATGAACGGCTCCTTTTGGCCATCGAACCAAAACTGGCAATAGGTCTTCACCTTTGGCTCGATGCGATCGATCATACCCAAGATGCGCACAGTGGGGCCAAGCAGCGAGGTGCGACGAATGTCGTAGTAGGCGCCAAATAGCTGAAATGTACCGTTTGAGGTGCGCAACGTTTGCCAGTAAATGTTGTTGAATTCCAACTCAAAGATCGATGGGTATTTGGCGCATGTCGATGATTTCTGTTGCAGAAAATTCTTGTTCTTGCTCCAGTATGCAATGGGCAGCGATGGTATCCGCGATTCGACATCGCGCACCAACTGATCGTCGTCCATGGCTGCCAAAGTAGAAAGTAAAAAGAATATAGAACATAAGCAAAAGTACCATATTTGAAGATGTTTTTTGGTTCACAATTTACCTGTGCGATTGTCGACGAGTATCTCGCTGGGATCGAAATGATCGGTGGTCGTTGATGTGGTTTCCGCATAGCGTAGCATGTCCTTTTGTAGCAGACTGCGTCCGTTAATTGGCAGCTGTTGATATTCCTGCGGCACCTGATGATAGTCCTGCGGCACCAGATTTGTGCCATGCATCTTGAACAGTCCAATGATGACAAACGACCAGACGCACAGCGAGAACAGTATCTTCAGTATGACCTTCGAGtgtgccattgttgttgttgttgttgtgattgcgTCTGTCTCGCTTTCTAACAGTATCTCTCACTCACTTCCGTTTGCCTAAAATAAGAAGAATGAAAGTAGGAAACGACATTGAAcaatatgcatacataaaaAAACTGCTGCCTACTTTCAGGCTGCCGCAACTAAAATTCAAACGCTGGCGTTTGGcaaattgctttgcatttCTTATCGACGCGCGTTGCCCATTTTATGCTTCTCGTTCGCTGGTTCCCTCTGTGTCTCCTGCTAATGAAATGTCgtcattcatttttaatatgacGGCCAAAACCGTTTTGCCATTTCCGTTTCCAGACGCAAAATGTCAACTTGAAAATTGCGTGTAATATTTCTCACACAGCTGGGCAAAGGAGACCCGAACCCTTGGGCCCTTTGGACACTCGACAGTCGTCCATCTGCCCTTTTTCCCTAATGGAAAACAATCCGAACGCGccacaaaatgtgtgtgtgttctatgctgtgttgtgttgtgttgtgttgtattgGGTGAGCGACTCTGCATACCCGTTGTAAATCATTTGGCTAATCGATAAGTGCGGGAGGGTTGAGACCAGTTATCGCCGTTGGTTCATCCAAAGGTTAGGCTGACAAATGTGAACGAGCCTTTTGCGAggcaatcaattgaaattcttcTAATATTAGCATCATTCATCGATTCAATCGATTTAGACTCTGACGTTGTTAAGGCAAAGACAGAACGCTATATAAACTGATATCGTTGATCGAATACGACTAAGAAAGCACTTTATAAATAtgctttcatttaataaatttatgtaattgttCAATTCTTCtattgataatataatataaatttatattgaattaaagaTGAATGTCATACGCAATATTTAACAGTAACAATATGTCTAATATCATAGATgctagtatatattataatttatgtagtTGCTCAACTtgtcatttcaaataatatgaaatatgaactCTAATTGGTTTTATAATCAATATtgatcaattaaaatattttctgttgcagataaattattaattaattatttttatttggtatattttgtattgcgaatttataaatttatgtaattgctcagttattatatgaaaatatgaatttagtTAGAATTTACATTGATATTGACATATGTTTACtagttgtattatttattataagtttattagatttttgtaGTTGATTAACTAGTTAATTGATGttgtatgaaatataaatttaaattgcaatcagcatccatatttattattattgaggtaggtatattttgtattataaattcatatatttttctagTTATTTCACTGCTTAAATGTTCATAATatatgataaatttaaattagtatcatatgaaattttaaagacctacaatattttgtgttgtggCCAATTCTTATAGATAaatgttgttatattttgttttgaaaaatttcattgattggtatttaaaattgaaatagaattgtgcaatatgtatatttgttgctgcatttgaagcttgttgtttgcttttcccAGGTCAATCGTCTTCAATTGAGTCTTGTTACTAAGCTTGATGCTTATCGTCTACCCCCCCACCCACCTACACATTTGCCTTTGGGCTGCTGTCCTCTGCATTGACAACATTGCGGTTGCTAGTTGCACGCAtcgcagtggcagcagcagcaacagcagcagcagccacagacCATCTGCAGTCTTCAGGCACTCGCCTGGCTCATTTTTGCTCTAACACGACACTCTTGCACTTGGGGCGACAATCTGTTTGTCTATCTACGCTTTGCATCTTTTGTGTGTGCCGCCTGTCGCACGatgttggcgttggcgttgtgACTGTGGCGTTGGAAATGAAATTGGCGTTGCCGCTGGTAATGTTCTAGCTGCTGCTTGGAGATGTGCTGGGTGATGGGTGTtgactgtgtgcgtgtgtgtgtgtgtgtattggtggGCCTGTAATATTTATGACACTGCAAAAGCTTTACACTCGCTGCTACTTCGCAATGATGGAGCTTCAATTCAGTTGCAAGTGCgagtcgactgtcgactgacCTGCCTCGAGGCGCATTTTGACCGAGCTCCATAAACAAAAGCTGGGCCAGCTGGGCAACCAGGCAGCTCTCCATTCATAGCTCAATTTTGTCTGCAAATTGCAGTGTCTGTGGCAAATGGACGACAATGGACAATTGAGGCTGACACACACCAGTTCGCAGACAAACGGGCGACATTTTTGACTCGTTCCATTTGTCCAGCTGTCTGagtgtctctctgtctgtctgtcagtctcTTGTGCACTTTCAATTGATGTATGTAGCTGCGAGCATGTTGTCCATTTGTGTAAGTCTCCATCTCTCTCCACCTATCTCTCTTTTTGTTCGGTTCATTTCTTTGGCCACTCCCCAACCCAACATGCAGCATGCAGAGCATCCCCTGCAGGCCACTAAACAGTTTGTTAGCCCTCTGCTCTCTGGCAGCCACTCACTCGACTGTGCAATACCCTAGCGAGTATTCTGTGCACACCTGAGACACTATTATGATTGcctttgcctctgcctctctctgcctctggGATTGGCCATTTGCAAAGGCAACACACAAACGAGGCCAGGCACTTAAAATCCTtctttgccgttgccgttgcagtcGCCGTTGCCATTTGCCGCCCGCAgctttaatgcaatttttacaTAATCAAAAACTTTGTGCAACAACCCGAAATCAggcaaaatgtaaaaacacCTCCATACAAAcggagacagacagacaagtgGAGAACAGAGTCCCTAAGCCAGGTTGCAGCATTCCAGCAGCTTAGAGTTTTTGCTCAAgtgttttccatttcatttgcatgcgccgcaaaaactttgccagcaaacatacacacaaaatgcacacactcaaatacacacacacacgagcacACGCAAATTCACACATCTATGCAGACAGTCAGTTGAAGAGTTAGCGaacattatacaaaatattttgcaacaaGCTTTCAACAggcttcgtttcgtttcacttctcgtatttttgtttttcccttttatttttttgtgatattttttgGCAACAAACATCTGCTCGAGTTGGCTGCAGGTCTCGTAAAATATGCAGAGACTACCTATCTATGTGCTATATcgctctgtgtttgtgtgtgtgtgtgtgtgtagctgtGCCTGAAGTTGTTATAAATCTCTGATGATTTGCACTCAACTCATCCGAACTGCATTCAAAACGAAAGTCAACAGTCGCCATACCCTGACCACAAAAATTGCTCCACATTTCGGGGCATATGGAGTCATCAACATATTTATGTAgtgctatataaatatattttgtaatttgttgtcATAAAGTTTCGCTTTAAGACacgtaagaaagctacagtagagtgtgctcgactgtgagataccttcTACCCACGTTTTGAACA
Coding sequences:
- the LOC117578284 gene encoding LOW QUALITY PROTEIN: uncharacterized protein LOC117578284 (The sequence of the model RefSeq protein was modified relative to this genomic sequence to represent the inferred CDS: inserted 1 base in 1 codon; substituted 1 base at 1 genomic stop codon) → MAHSKVILKILFSLCVWSFVIIGLFKMHGTNLVPQDYHQVPQEYQQLPINGRSLLQKDMLRYAETTSTTTDHFDPSEILVDNRTAMDDDQLVRDVESRIPSLPIAYWSKNKNFLQQKSSTCAKYPSIFELEFNNIYWQTLRTSNGTFQLFGAYYDIRRTSLLGPTVRILGMIDRIEPKVKTYCQFWFDGQKEPFIVKTFEYKYIWYNKWGNYKQGIYQPYLIACQIPKPFHGVVPSSVSMVEKECDTATNNLRVIYNRPPDDQKKGFAVCVKGLDFLYDDLSVRLIEWIEMLNIXGADKIYFYNLQVHPNITKVLSHYEQEGKVQVIPLTLPGGQPNVPGFQHLYLTKKTNHKRQNEVIPYNDCLYKNLYLYNYIALLDIDEVIMPKGNSVLWSELMDKVRPESLKIKPDGYHSYNFRNVYFLDDQQHEHGWHKDIPKYMHMLQHVHRAKNYTKPNQYVKCFHDPERVLTLHNHFPLSCLGGVCKSYPVDTQDAQLQHYRADCVKTLKKSCEEYRENSVEDKTIWKYKDELIRRTIKTLETLGFFRRSGGPGFGGSSSGLGGGATTHSTERXFTLLGGWSWPWQPPSVPFVDPAVAAAGGNLGNEEFFV